From a single Glycine soja cultivar W05 chromosome 19, ASM419377v2, whole genome shotgun sequence genomic region:
- the LOC114400342 gene encoding SWI/SNF complex component SNF12 homolog, whose product MSMNNNNPSNPYGPSSTANPHSQITPGQGQYPRSQAHAIIQAQFQAQLQAHGLTLNPNAKRFPPKPPIHTATTPFKQTEPAPTVPARRKKHKPNEKHLPEKALAILPESEIYTQLLDIEARVDAALVRKKVDIQEALKNPPCIQKTLRIFVFNTFANQSSADSSAPTWTLKIVGRILEDGEDPEQAGDVAAQRMMPPLYPKFSAFFKRVTIYLDKRLYPDNNVISWENSRSSAAHEGFEVKRKGDREFPAQIRLEMNYMLEKFMLSPALREVLGVQVDTRARIVSAIWHYVKARKLQIPNDPSFFHCDQALQRVFGEDKVKFTMVSQKISQHLFPPQVILLEHMIKLSGNSPVGSACYDVMVDVPFPIQRELNALVANVERTKEIDACDESICGIIRKIHEHRRRRAFFVGFSQSPLEFIKALVESQNKDLKVLLGESRHNAEKDRKSDFFKQPWVEDAIVRYLNRKPAAGSDAPGST is encoded by the exons ATGTCTATGAACAACAACAACCCTTCCAATCCCTATGGACCCTCTTCCACCGCCAACCCACATTCCCAAATTACCCCTGGCCAGGGCCAGTATCCCCGGTCCCAGGCCCACGCCATCATCCAAGCCCAGTTCCAGGCCCAGCTCCAAGCCCACGGGCTCACCCTCAACCCCAACGCCAAGCGTTTCCCTCCAAAACCCCCTATTCACACCGCCACCACGCCGTTTAAACAAACGGAACCCGCTCCCACCGTACCGGCTCGAAGgaagaagcataaaccaaacgAGAAACATCTTCCTGAGAAAGCCTTAGCAATTCTCCCAGAATCGGAGATTTACACGCAGCTTCTCGACATAGAAGCGCGTGTGGACGCTGCACTCGTGAGAAAGAAGGTTGACATACAGGAGGCACTGAAAAACCCACCCTGCATTCAGAAAACGCTGAGAATCTTCGTGTTCAACACGTTCGCGAACCAGAGCAGCGCGGATTCCTCGGCTCCCACGTGGACTCTTAAGATAGTTGGGAGGATTTTGGAAGATGGTGAGGACCCTGAACAGGCAGGGGATGTTGCTGCCCAGAGGATGATGCCCCCTTTGTATCCAAAATTCTCCGCGTTTTTTAAACGAGTAACGATTTATCTTGACAAGAGGCTGTATCCAGATAACAATGTCATCTCTTGGGAGAATTCGCGGTCCTCGGCCGCTCACGAAGGTTTTGAGGTGAAGAGGAAGGGTGACAGGGAGTTCCCGGCGCAGATTCGGTTGGAGATGAATTACATGCTGGAGAAGTTTATGCTGTCCCCCGCGTTGAGAGAAGTGCTTGGTGTTCAGGTTGACACGCGGGCGAGGATTGTTTCCGCAATCTGGCATTATGTGAAGGCGAGGAAATTGCAGATCCCGAATGATCCTTCGTTCTTTCACTGCGATCAGGCTCTGCAGAGGGTGTTTGGGGAGGATAAGGTGAAGTTCACGATGGTTTCACAGAAGATTTCGCAGCATTTGTTTCCTCCACAGGTTATACTTTTGGAGCATATGATCAAGCTCTCCGGGAATAGTCCGGTTGGGTCTGCTTGTTATGATGTGATGGTTGATGTTCCTTTTCCCATTCAGAGGGAATTGAATGCTCTGGTGGCCAATGTGGAGAGGACCAAAGAGATCGATGCATGTGATGAGTCCATATGTGGAATCATTAGAAAAATACACGAGCACCGAAGGAGGCGAGCATTCTTTGTTGGTTTTAGTCAGTCTCCTCTGGAATTTATTAAGGCCTTGGTTGAATCTCAAAACAAGGATCTGAAAGTTTTACTTGGAGAATCTCGTCACAATGCTGAAAAGGACCGCAAGTCAGATTTCTTTAAGCAACCCTG GGTTGAGGATGCTATTGTGCGCTATTTGAATCGCAAACCAGCTGCAGGAAGCGATGCTCCAGGGAGCACATAA